One genomic region from Parafrankia irregularis encodes:
- a CDS encoding alkaline phosphatase PhoX — protein sequence MATTRRQLITATGLGLLGAGLAPGLGQAAWAGGTSGSSSSAGAGSGTASGGTGSGAGGFGALRKAGPELALPPGFSYRSFGAAGSRMSDGLATPLAHDGQALFATAGRDTVVLLRNHEIDTDLPGITRRSIGRKAAYDRAAPAGVTSSRYDLAAGRLRESFLVLNGTLVNCNGSPTPWGSWLSCEETVDGIDAGYEKPHGYVFEVPANARGPVDPVPLRAMGRFEHECAPVDPATGIVYLTEDNGDPGDGLYRFLPARPGKLAAGGRLQMLAVRGEPTYDTETGQRVGQKLPVTWVDIANPDPSDAELFPGSVYSQGRARGGARFIGLEGAEWAGGALTFVASESGDAGQGQVWRYQPTGRDTGVLTLLYESRSAGVLNQPDGVTVGPHGGVLMTEDGDGEDEDGGDNYLRLLTASGRIVDVAKVIAPLDLHYWEAEDFPEPGAIGASELAGPRFTADGRHLFVNLQYPGLTLVITGPWGALV from the coding sequence ATGGCCACGACACGTAGGCAGCTGATCACCGCTACGGGCCTCGGCCTGCTCGGTGCGGGCCTCGCGCCCGGTCTCGGACAGGCGGCATGGGCCGGCGGCACCTCCGGCTCCAGCTCCAGCGCGGGCGCGGGCAGCGGGACGGCCTCGGGCGGCACGGGCTCGGGTGCGGGCGGGTTCGGAGCGTTGCGCAAGGCCGGCCCGGAACTGGCGCTGCCGCCGGGCTTCAGCTACCGGTCCTTCGGCGCGGCGGGCAGCCGGATGTCGGACGGCCTGGCCACCCCGCTCGCCCACGACGGGCAGGCACTCTTCGCCACCGCCGGCAGGGACACGGTCGTGCTGCTGCGCAACCACGAGATCGACACGGACCTGCCCGGCATCACCCGGCGCAGCATCGGCAGGAAGGCGGCCTACGACCGGGCGGCGCCCGCCGGTGTCACCTCGTCACGCTACGACCTGGCGGCCGGTCGGCTGCGTGAGAGCTTCCTGGTCCTGAACGGGACGCTGGTGAACTGCAACGGCTCGCCGACGCCGTGGGGAAGCTGGCTGTCCTGCGAGGAGACGGTCGACGGGATCGACGCCGGCTACGAGAAGCCGCACGGCTACGTCTTCGAGGTCCCGGCGAACGCCCGCGGGCCGGTCGACCCGGTGCCGCTGCGGGCGATGGGCCGGTTCGAGCACGAGTGCGCGCCCGTCGACCCGGCGACCGGCATCGTCTACCTGACCGAGGACAACGGCGACCCGGGCGACGGCCTCTACCGCTTCCTGCCGGCCCGGCCCGGCAAGCTCGCCGCCGGCGGGCGGCTGCAGATGCTCGCCGTGCGCGGCGAGCCGACGTACGACACCGAGACCGGCCAGCGGGTCGGCCAGAAGCTGCCGGTGACCTGGGTCGACATCGCGAACCCGGATCCGTCCGATGCGGAGTTGTTTCCCGGTTCTGTCTACAGCCAGGGCCGGGCCCGCGGCGGTGCCCGGTTCATCGGCCTCGAAGGCGCCGAATGGGCGGGCGGGGCGCTGACCTTCGTCGCGTCGGAGTCCGGCGATGCCGGCCAGGGCCAGGTGTGGCGCTACCAGCCGACCGGCCGCGACACCGGCGTCCTCACCCTGCTGTACGAGTCGAGGAGCGCAGGCGTCCTCAACCAGCCGGACGGTGTCACCGTCGGCCCGCACGGCGGCGTCCTGATGACCGAGGACGGCGACGGAGAAGATGAGGACGGCGGTGACAACTACCTGCGGCTGCTCACCGCCTCCGGCCGCATCGTCGATGTGGCGAAGGTGATCGCTCCGCTGGACCTGCACTACTGGGAGGCCGAGGACTTCCCGGAGCCCGGCGCGATCGGCGCCAGTGAGCTCGCCGGCCCGCGTTTCACCGCCGACGGCCGCCACCTGTTCGTCAACCTCCAGTACCCGGGCCTCACCCTCGTCATCACCGGCCCCTGGGGCGCCCTGGTCTGA
- a CDS encoding mycofactocin-coupled SDR family oxidoreductase → MILAGKVAFITGAARGQGRSHAVRLAQEGADIIAVDICADIDSAGYPLATPDDLKETVRQVEALGGGIHAAVADVRDPVALQAALDAGVAALGPVDIVVANAGIAPFSAAGVGSGNEWRDVLDVNLTGTYNTVRAAAPAMVERGAGGSIVITSSTAGLTGMSVDTPGVLGYTASKHGLVGLMRTWANALAPHRIRVNTVHPSGVGTPMVMNDMMLGFLRSDPNMVNPHALPVAMLECSDISEAVLWLASDHARYVTGVTLPVDAGFVNKR, encoded by the coding sequence ATGATTCTTGCCGGCAAGGTCGCCTTCATCACCGGCGCGGCCCGCGGGCAGGGCCGCTCGCACGCGGTGCGGCTCGCCCAGGAAGGTGCCGACATCATTGCCGTCGACATCTGCGCGGATATCGATTCGGCCGGCTATCCACTGGCCACACCGGATGACCTGAAGGAGACGGTGCGCCAGGTCGAGGCCCTCGGCGGCGGTATTCACGCGGCGGTGGCCGACGTCCGTGATCCGGTCGCCTTACAGGCGGCCCTCGACGCCGGTGTGGCGGCGCTGGGGCCGGTCGACATCGTGGTCGCCAACGCCGGTATCGCTCCGTTCTCCGCCGCAGGTGTCGGCAGCGGGAACGAATGGCGCGACGTGCTGGACGTCAACCTCACCGGCACCTACAACACCGTCCGGGCCGCGGCGCCCGCCATGGTCGAGCGGGGTGCGGGCGGCTCCATCGTGATCACCAGCTCGACGGCCGGCCTCACCGGGATGTCCGTCGACACGCCGGGGGTCCTCGGCTACACGGCGTCGAAACACGGGCTGGTGGGCCTGATGCGGACCTGGGCCAACGCCCTGGCGCCGCACCGAATCCGCGTCAACACCGTGCATCCGAGCGGTGTGGGCACGCCGATGGTGATGAACGACATGATGCTCGGGTTTCTGCGGAGCGACCCGAACATGGTCAATCCGCATGCCCTGCCGGTGGCGATGCTGGAGTGCTCGGACATCTCCGAGGCCGTCCTGTGGCTCGCCTCCGACCACGCCCGCTATGTCACCGGCGTGACCCTCCCGGTGGATGCCGGATTCGTCAACAAACGCTGA